A region from the Toxotes jaculatrix isolate fToxJac2 chromosome 2, fToxJac2.pri, whole genome shotgun sequence genome encodes:
- the sp5l gene encoding sp5 transcription factor-like — protein MTRDFPVYSTHSAGVIQDSNDRTPSSSPEGAPNALSFLATTCSQAWQVGGTMGSEGSQFPYEGTVSSTSGMFQLWSNDMTPSTALSTHQMTFTVPKVQFPGHMQSGLGHHHHHPHHHHHELPLTPPAEPPSSYSFELSPVKVLSSQPQSSGSYYPQHNSVGQNFPSFLQNSSARHHLPGGHVEEGQQWWSLPQTNATPSNHPFSLGRQLVLGHQPQIAALLQGTSKGLLSSTRRCRRCKCPNCQANGGGLEFGKKRLHICHIPECGKVYKKTSHLKAHLRWHAGERPFICNWLFCGKSFTRSDELQRHLRTHTGEKRFGCQQCGKRFMRSDHLSKHVKTHQTRKSRSGQPPQSTDPLLTNIKRE, from the coding sequence GACCGGACGCCCAGCTCCTCTCCAGAGGGAGCACCTAACGCCCTCTCCTTCCTGGCCACCACCTGTAGCCAGGCCTGGCAGGTGGGAGGAACTATGGGCTCAGAAGGTTCCCAGTTCCCCTACGAGGGCACCGTCAGTTCCACATCGGGAATGTTTCAGCTCTGGAGCAACGACATGACGCCCAGCACAGCCCTAAGCACACACCAGATGACTTTCACAGTGCCCAAAGTGCAGTTCCCTGGACACATGCAGTCTGGACTGggtcaccatcatcatcacccccatcaccatcaccatgaGCTGCCTCTCACCCCTCCAGCTGAACCCCCCTCCTCCTACTCCTTCGAACTGTCCCCTGTTAAAGTCTTGTCCTCGCAGCCACAGAGCAGTGGCTCCTATTATCCTCAACACAACAGTGTGGGACAAAACTTCCCCAGCTTCCTCCAGAACTCCTCAGCCAGGCATCACCTGCCTGGAGGCCATGTGGAAGAAGGGCAGCAATGGTGGAGCCTACCCCAAACCAATGCCACCCCCTCCAACCATCCCTTCTCCCTGGGCAGACAGCTTGTTTTGGGCCACCAGCCCCAGATAGCTGCTCTTCTTCAGGGCACCTCCAAGGGGCTGCTGAGCTCCACACGCCGCTGCCGACGTTGCAAGTGCCCCAACTGCCAGGCGAACGGTGGGGGGTTAGAGTTCGGAAAGAAGAGACTGCACATCTGCCACATTCCAGAGTGTGGCAAAGTGTACAAGAAGACCTCTCACCTGAAGGCACATCTGCGCTGGCATGCCGGGGAAAGGCCCTTCATCTGTAACTGGCTCTTCTGCGGTAAAAGCTTCACCCGTTCAGATGAGCTGCAGCGGCACCTTCGCACACACACGGGGGAAAAGCGCTTTGGGTGTCAGCAGTGCGGCAAGAGGTTCATGAGGAGTGATCACCTCTCCAAGCACGTCAAGACCCACCAGACCAGGAAGAGCCGGTCTGGGCAGCCTCCACAGAGCACAGACCCTCTGCTCACCAACATCAAGAGAGAGTAA